One Candidatus Peregrinibacteria bacterium genomic window, AAATCTGAGTTTCATTCTGGAGAATCTTCTGAATCTGACAATTTGAGGAGCTTTTCTATTCGATGAATATGTTTTTGAGAAGTATCGAGCACAAAATGAAAATGGGGCATTTTTTTAAATTGAAGACGTGGCGCAATTCTTCGTTGAATAAATGGCGTTCTTTTTTTGAGAATCGTCATAAATTCCTCTGCATTTTCCAGAACCGAGACAAAGATATTTGCGTTCAAAAGATCAGGAGAAATTTCAACTTTTATAATGGTCACCAGCCCATATTCACTTTCATCAATTACTTCTGCAAAAAATTGGGAAACTTCCCTGTGAATAACGTTCTCAAATTTTTTAGTACGAGTCGACATTTTTTGGAGAAAAAGCGAGAATAAGAATGTCTTTTCTCTTAAAAAATTGCAATGACAGTTCAAAAAAAAATACTATTCTGGGGAACTCCCGAAATCGCGAAAGAAATTCTTATCAAAATTCATCGGGGAACTCTCTATCACATAGCAGCCGTCATTACAAATCGAGACGCGCCGCGAGGAAGATCACAAAAACCCACTATGAGCCCGGTAAAAGAGCAGGCGCTTTCCTTCGGAATTCCGTGTTTTACTCCCGAAAAATTGGACAGAGAATTCACGGAGAAACTGAGGCAGATCGGAGCTGATCTTTCTCTCATTGTCAGTTATGGAAAATTGCTCTCTCAAAAAATTATCGATCTCCCAGCGCTCGGAACATACAATCTCCATTTCTCTCTTCTTCCAAAATATCGCGGAGCTTCTCCTGTTCAAACAGCACTTCTTCATGGAGAAAAGGCATCTGGGATCTCTATTTTTAAACTTGAAGAAAAACTTGATACGGGAAAAATCTATATCCAGAAAAAAATGGATATCCGCAATAAAAATTCAGCTGAGGTCTTTGAAGAAATGATCGCAAGTGGCGGAGAGGCTCTTCAGAAATTCTGTGAAGATATTTGTGGCGGAATTCCATTTGTTCCCAAAGCTCAAAATGAACGCGAGGCTACGTATTGCCAAAAATTTACAAAATCCGATGGAGAGATTTTCCCAGACAAAGAACTTTCTGAAAAAATTCTGAGAAAATGGCGGGCATTTTTCCTCTGGCCGCGTATTTTTTTCCTGGCATCAAAATCCGGAAAGCGAGTTATTCTCGAGAAACTTCAAGAAATGAACTCCTCCCAAAACATCCCATCGGAATCAGGCAGCTTTTTTTGGAATGATGGGAAATTATTCCTGAAAACTATGAACAGTGCTGTTCAGGTTATAAGCGCTCATCCAGAGGGGAAAAAATCTATGACGGGAGCAGAGTTCTGGAATTATTGGAAACAGAGCGAATCGCTGTGATGAAGATTCGCTATAGGTGAATATTCACTTTTCATTTTGGAAAAAAATGAGAGATGGTCTATCATTCCGCTTACCACTGTGAAATTGAGGTGTTTTTTTCTCTTCGTAATGCAAAGAATTTTTCATAAAGCACAGGAAAAAGCGATTTCGCTCAAGAAAGATCGTATCGAGGCTGCTTTTCGCTTCTGTGAATCGCTTTTGCCTCCAGAAAAAATTGAAGAAGGTGTCGAGGTTGCCGAGATTCTCCTTGATTTTTTTCCAGATGAATCCACTTGTATTGCTGGAATTCTTTCTGGGACACTGTCGATTGATCCTGCCCCTTTTCCGGAGATCGAAAAATTATTTGGTGGCGATATTTCTCGCATTCTTTGTGATCTCCATAAACTCAAAATCCTTTCAAGTCTGGCAACAAAAAACCCAGAAAATCAAATCGAACTCCTTCGAAAAATGTTCCTTGCTCTCGCAAAAGATGTTCGAGTTGTGGTTATTAAGCTCGCGATGCGCCTCTCCTCGCTTCGTCATATGGAATCTCTTTCCTTGGAGCAGAAAAAACAATATGCAGGAGAAGTTCTTGATCTGTATGCTCCCATTGCCGGGAGACTTGGCATATTTCGTATCAAAACTGAACTCGAAGATTTGGCTTTCGCATACTTGTATCCAAAAGAATTCACCGAAATTTCAGCACAAATTACAGCGCTCAGAAATGAACGAGGAGCTGTGCTAGAGCGTGGTGAAAAAGAAATCCTCACCCTTTTGAAGGAAGCGGGAATACAAGGAGAAGTCCAGGGAAGAATGAAAGAAACGTACAGCATCTTCCAAAAATTGAGAAAAAAGCAAAAGTCCAGCATCGAATATATCTACGATATTTTTGCTTTTCGCGTTCTTCTTTCGAGTATTGCCGAGTGTTACACGCTGCTGGGGCATATTCATCAGAAATGGCCGGTAATAGGAGATCGATTTAAGGACTATATTACAAACCCAAAACCAAATGGATATCGCGCGCTCCACACAACTATTCGAGCATCTTTTGAAAACGTGAGTGAAGAACATCCTCTTGAGATCCAAATTAAAACTCATGAAATGCACCGGAATTCAGAATTTGGGAGCGCAACACATTGGTGGTACAAAGAAAAAGGAAGTAATGTTCCGCTCAAAGACAACTGGCTTTTGCAATTGACCCGAATTGAAAAACAGATTCACAACATGGAAAACTTTGAACTTTTCACGGAAGGTCTTTTGGAAGATTTTATTTTTACGCTTACAGAAAACGGAGATGTAAAAATTCTTCCCTCAGGAGCAACTCCTCTTGATTTTGCATTTTCGGTTCATACAGATATTGGGTACCACTACCAATCAGCGCTGGTGAATGGGAAAATTGTCCCGATCGATTATCGACTCGAACAGGGGGACGTAGTAAAAATTATTCCCAATAAAAATTCATTCCCAAGAGAGTCGTGGGTTTCGCTCGTTTCTTCAAATCAGGCAAAGCAGAGGATCCGTGCTTTTCTCAGGAAAGAAAATTTTGAAGAATTCCTCAAGAAAGGAAAAAAGCTGCTCAATGAATCGCTAGCAAGATATGGAGTCCAAAAACTTGATGCGCAACTTTCCTCACTCAAAAATCTCTTTAAAGGGCAACTTCTCGCTCAAAAAGAACGAGAGGATATTGTTCTCAGGGTCGGAAATGGTTCTCTCAGGGCACATATTATTGCGCGAAAATTGGTTCAAAATATCGAGGGCGAAAAAATAAGACCACTTCCTGATGAGAATTTTCAGAAATCATTTGACAATGAAGGAGTGGGAATTATCGTCACTGGGGAAAAAGGATTCCGTTTTCGAAAAGCAAATTGTTGTATGCCAGACCCCTCTGCCCCTATCGTCGCTTTTACAACAAGAGGAGGGACTCTTACGCTCCACAGGAGAGAGTGTAAAATGCTCCAAAAACTTGATTCAAATCGATTTCTCCCTGCTCGTTGGGAAACTGATCCGTTTCCTTTTGAGACCTATATTGCTCTTGTAGAGAGACATAAATTTGATCGCCCTCTCCCAAAAATCTCAAAAATATTTGCCCTTATGGGAGTGCATATTCTTTCTATCCATTATTCTGAGAGTGTTCAGAAAAAAACACTCTTTTTTCATGTAGAAATTCCGAAAAAAGACGATCTTCCTCACATATTTTCTGCCCTCACCGAGCTCCCTGAAATCATTGACGTACGCGAAATTTCTGAGGAGGAAACTCCCTTCGCTCTAAAATAAGCAAATGAGCAGACTAATATTTTGCGAGATGCGCAAATGCTTTGTTTGCTTGCGCCATTCGGTGGACATCCTCCTTTTTCTTTACGGCATTTCCCATCATTTCTGAAGCTTGCTGAATTTCATCCGCCAAGCGAAGATGCATTGGCTTTCCTGAAGATTTTGCACAGGATTGTACAATCCAACGAATCGCAAGCGTTAATCTTCTCTTCTCTGGTACTTCATGCGGAACTTGATACACACTTCCTCCCATTCTCTTTGCACGAATTTCGACATTTGGCATGGCGTTTTGAATGGCAAGATCAAAAATTTCAAGAGGATTTTTTCCTCCTTTATTTCTCTCTTCGAGAGTTTTAATCATATTCTTAAAAATTGTCCTTGCAGTGGATTTTTTCCCATCTTTCATGACATAATTAATAAACTTCTCTTGAATTTCAGAAGAATTGTGTGGAATAAAAAGTGATCTTTTCTGTGCCATAAAAATAAGAAAATGAAAAATAAAATATTATTTAGGCTTCTTTGCACCATACTTAGAACGTCCTCTTCTCCTCTTCTCAACCCCAAGCGTATCAAGAGAGCCTCTCACCACGTGATACCTGACTCCGGGAAGATCCTTGACTCTCCCTCCGCGAATAGTAACAACAGAGTGCTCCTGAAGATTATGACCTTCTCCACCAATGTAGGCATTCACTTCCATTCCATTCGTAAGTCGCACACGAGCATATTTTCGAAGCGCTGAATTTGGCTTTTTTGGAGTCATTGTTGTTACTTTTGTACATACGCCTCTCCTCTGTGGCGCTCCCCTGTTTAAAGCTACTTCTTTCGTTTTGAGCGTGTTCATCGTGAAGAGAAGCGCTGGACATTTGGATTTTCGAACAAGGTTCTTTCGAGGTTTCCGAATAAGTTGATTGATTGTAGGCATAGAAAAAAATATTGAGAGGGCAAATGGGCGGAAAAATCGTATTTACGATTCGTGTTTTTCAAAATATCGTCTTCGGTAAATGCTTCCCGCTGGGATAAGCTTGCCAATAATAACATTTTCCTTTAGACCGTCAAGATGATCTATCTTCCCCGTTGTGGCCGCACTTACGAGTACTCGAATTGTTTCTTGGAATGATGCCGCTGAAAGCCAAGAATCTGTAGCAAGAGAAATTCTTGTGAGTCCCAAAATGAGTTGTTCGTAGCGTGGAGGTTTTTTCTTGGGATGTTCTTTCTTGAAAATTTTAATTCTTCGATACTCAATAATTTCTCCAGGAAGAACATCGAGCATATCGGCTTGATCAATAATTCTCACACGAGAAAACATTTCTCGAACAATGATTTCGATATGCTTATCGTTAATAGTTTGCCCCTGAGAAGCGTAAATATTTTGAACTTCACTCGTAATATATTTCTGGACAATATTTGTATCTGTTTTTTCCAAAAGTTCACGAAGATTGTAATGACCATACGTAAGCGGAGTTCCTACTTGTACAAATGTTCCCGTCTCTACCTTGAGCATATCCCCAGAAG contains:
- a CDS encoding bifunctional (p)ppGpp synthetase/guanosine-3',5'-bis(diphosphate) 3'-pyrophosphohydrolase; this encodes MQRIFHKAQEKAISLKKDRIEAAFRFCESLLPPEKIEEGVEVAEILLDFFPDESTCIAGILSGTLSIDPAPFPEIEKLFGGDISRILCDLHKLKILSSLATKNPENQIELLRKMFLALAKDVRVVVIKLAMRLSSLRHMESLSLEQKKQYAGEVLDLYAPIAGRLGIFRIKTELEDLAFAYLYPKEFTEISAQITALRNERGAVLERGEKEILTLLKEAGIQGEVQGRMKETYSIFQKLRKKQKSSIEYIYDIFAFRVLLSSIAECYTLLGHIHQKWPVIGDRFKDYITNPKPNGYRALHTTIRASFENVSEEHPLEIQIKTHEMHRNSEFGSATHWWYKEKGSNVPLKDNWLLQLTRIEKQIHNMENFELFTEGLLEDFIFTLTENGDVKILPSGATPLDFAFSVHTDIGYHYQSALVNGKIVPIDYRLEQGDVVKIIPNKNSFPRESWVSLVSSNQAKQRIRAFLRKENFEEFLKKGKKLLNESLARYGVQKLDAQLSSLKNLFKGQLLAQKEREDIVLRVGNGSLRAHIIARKLVQNIEGEKIRPLPDENFQKSFDNEGVGIIVTGEKGFRFRKANCCMPDPSAPIVAFTTRGGTLTLHRRECKMLQKLDSNRFLPARWETDPFPFETYIALVERHKFDRPLPKISKIFALMGVHILSIHYSESVQKKTLFFHVEIPKKDDLPHIFSALTELPEIIDVREISEEETPFALK
- the rpsG gene encoding 30S ribosomal protein S7, with the translated sequence MAQKRSLFIPHNSSEIQEKFINYVMKDGKKSTARTIFKNMIKTLEERNKGGKNPLEIFDLAIQNAMPNVEIRAKRMGGSVYQVPHEVPEKRRLTLAIRWIVQSCAKSSGKPMHLRLADEIQQASEMMGNAVKKKEDVHRMAQANKAFAHLAKY
- the rbfA gene encoding 30S ribosome-binding factor RbfA, translating into MSTRTKKFENVIHREVSQFFAEVIDESEYGLVTIIKVEISPDLLNANIFVSVLENAEEFMTILKKRTPFIQRRIAPRLQFKKMPHFHFVLDTSQKHIHRIEKLLKLSDSEDSPE
- the rpsL gene encoding 30S ribosomal protein S12, producing MPTINQLIRKPRKNLVRKSKCPALLFTMNTLKTKEVALNRGAPQRRGVCTKVTTMTPKKPNSALRKYARVRLTNGMEVNAYIGGEGHNLQEHSVVTIRGGRVKDLPGVRYHVVRGSLDTLGVEKRRRGRSKYGAKKPK
- a CDS encoding methionyl-tRNA formyltransferase gives rise to the protein MTVQKKILFWGTPEIAKEILIKIHRGTLYHIAAVITNRDAPRGRSQKPTMSPVKEQALSFGIPCFTPEKLDREFTEKLRQIGADLSLIVSYGKLLSQKIIDLPALGTYNLHFSLLPKYRGASPVQTALLHGEKASGISIFKLEEKLDTGKIYIQKKMDIRNKNSAEVFEEMIASGGEALQKFCEDICGGIPFVPKAQNEREATYCQKFTKSDGEIFPDKELSEKILRKWRAFFLWPRIFFLASKSGKRVILEKLQEMNSSQNIPSESGSFFWNDGKLFLKTMNSAVQVISAHPEGKKSMTGAEFWNYWKQSESL